A window of Fervidobacterium sp. genomic DNA:
CTCGAACTCACAGCTGCATATGTTAAGATAGGTGGAAGGATATTAATATATAAAGGACCGGGTTACAACGAAGAACTTGGTCAATCAATAAATGCCATGAAAGAGCTTGGCGTAAGACTAAAAGAAGTTAGAAATTATAACATAAAAGGTAAAGACAGATATCTGCTTGTATTTGAGAAGGTAAACTATACCCCGGATAAGTATCCAAGAAGAAGTGGTATACCTGAAAAGAGGCCAATAAAATAAATCAGCTCAGATTCCGGAATAAATCATCCGGAATCTTTTATTTTTTCTAATTTTGTCATACAACATCTCTCGTTGGCTTAAAGTAAATACCGATAAATACCGAATTAACATGTTGAGCAAAGTAGGCTCTGGTGATATAATCATAGCGTATATATTCATTCACTGAATGAATAGACAAAGAAGGGAGAGATGTTATTATGTTGAGAATGGCGCTAATTGGTTGTGGAAGAATAGGTTCAACAAAGCATGTTGAAGCAATGATAAAGAACAGTGATGTTCTGAAAGTTCAAGCGTTTTGTGATATAGTAAGAGAGAGAGCGGAAAGCTGTTGTGAAAAGATAAACAAACACTTAGGTTACAAACCATCAGTTTATACTGATTACAAACGGATGCTCCGAGAAGAAAAGCTTGATTTTGTTGTTATAGCCACGGAAAGTGGATTTCATTACGAAATTACCATGGAAGCCTTAAGAAATAACGTGAATGTGCTTGTTGAAAAGCCAATGGCTTTATCTACATTTCACATTGATGAAATGATAAATACTGCAAAGAAGAATAACTTAAAACTTGGGGTATGTTTTCAAAACCGTTTTAATCCGCCAATAGTTGAGCTTAGAAAAAAGATTGATTGTGGAAGTTTCGGAAAAATAAATTACGGTGTGGCAAGTATTAGATGGAACAGGGACAAGAATTATTATGATCAAGCAAAATGGCGTGGTAGTTGGAGATTAGACGGGGGAACTTTGATGAATCAATGTACACACAATATTGATTTGCTTCAATGGATGCTCGGAGGAGAGATAGATGAGGTATATGGGGTAATAAGAAACTTTCAGCATCCTTATATCGAAGCAGAGGATTTTGGAGGGGCGATAGTGAAATTTGCAAACGGTAGTGTTGGTATAATCGAAGGTACATCTACAATTTATCCGAAAAATTTAGAGGAGACTCTCTCGATATTTGGTGAAAAAGGTACTGTTATTATCGGAGGTCTAGCAGTTAACAAAATACAGGTTTGGCGTTTTGAGAAAGAAGACTCACACCCATTTATGAATCTTCCAGATCCGGATACTGTTTACGGTTCAGGGCATGTACCTCTTTATAGAGATTTTTGTAATGCTGTTGTAGAAAACAGAGAGCCAAAAATAAACGGTGAAGAGGGTAAGAAAGCCGTGGAGATAGTGTTAGCTATATATAAATCAGCACTTGAAAACAAACCTGTGAAATTTCCGTTTGATTTTAGCTCAGAAGATATGTTAGGTTGGAGTGATCATTATGTTGTGCGTGGTTAAAGAATTTACTTTTGATGCTGCACATAATCTTGTTGAATATCATGGAAAATGTGAAAAACTTCATGGTCACACTTATAAATTGCAAGTGGTTGTCTGTGGTGAACGTGACAAAGAGGGTATGGTCATAGATTTTTTGGAGTTGAAACAAATAGTCCAAAACGAGGTGTTAAATGTATTAGATCATTCTTATATAAATGATATCATCCCTCAACCATCTGCTGAGAATATAGCAGAATGGATTTGGAATCGGTTGAAAGATAGGTTACATACTGAAAGATACAAACTCACCGAAATAAGACTTTGGGAAACACCGACTTCGTTTGTTGTTTACAACGAATAAACTTATGCAACTTTTGATATTGTTTTGCACTTCCCTTTCAGCGAGATCAAATTGTGAACACTGGCATCTTTTCTGGTTTTATTTGTTTCTCTTGTGTTTTTGGCTTTGAATTACAATAAATGTGATATAATTGAATATATTTGTGCCAAATATAAAAGACGTTGTTAAATCTCAGTATGGAGGTGAGACATATGAAAGGTTTTTTGAGTATTTTGGTTGTATTTCTTTGTGCTGCGTTTGTAATAGCAGCAAATTACGTGAATGTTTATACAACACTTGAAGAACCGTTAGCAAGAGTACTGTTTGCGGAGTTTGAAAAAGAAACAGGAATCAAAGTTAACTGGGTAAGATTGTCTACAGGTGAGGTACTTGCAAGATTAGAAGCTGAAAAAAACAATCCACAAGCTTCTATTTGGGTTGGTGGGGTTGGAGTCTTTCATGTTGAGGCAAAGCTGAAAGGACTAACTACACCTTATAAGGCTCCTTATAGTCAGTTTATAGATGAAAAATTTAAAGATCCTGATGGGTATTGGATAGGTTTATATGTTGGTCCACTTGCATTTGCAACAAATAAAAACAAGGCTAAAGAACTTGGAATTACCCCACCTGTAAGTTGGGCTGACTTGTTAAAACAAGAGTACAAAGGATTGATAAGAATGGCAAATCCTAATACTTCTGGTACAGCATACAATGTTATTACAACTCTTGTTAATATTTACAAGAGAGACGAAAACAAAGTTTTTGATTACCTTAAAAAACTTGACGTAAACATAAACATGTACACAAAGTCTGGCTCTGCTCCTGGCAAAGATTGTGCAATTGGAGAAACAACAATAGCAATAGGTTATCTTCATGACCTTGTAAAACTTCAAAAAGAAGGTGCTCCCATTGTAATAACACTTCCACGAGAAGGTAGTGGGTATGAAATCGCTGCAATGTCGTTAATAAGGGGCGGGAAAGAACCAGTAGAAGCAAAAAAACTTTACAATTGGATACTTGGAGATAAAGCTCAAACAATTATTGCAAGCTGGTATGTTATTCCACTTTCACCTAAAGCGCCTAAAAATAAGTTGGTTTATAAGCTGGAAGATGTAAATCTCATTCAACAAGATTTGCTCTGGGAAGCCCAAAATAGAGAAAGGTTAGTGGAAAGATGGAACAAAGAAATTGGAAAATAGTAAAATTCATATCTGTTTTAATCATAGTTTTTTCTATACTTTTCTGGATTCGGACAACTGTGAAAAATGAATTCTCCCGCATTACGCGGGAGAATTTGGTCAATCTAAGTAGGTTAATTTCTTTAAGTGATATTTACAGTTTAAAAGAAAAATTTCCAAGTGTTGAGTATTGTATATTTGATCTAAAGGATAACAATTTTCAAACAGTTGAGAACTTATGTGAGATAATTAAGAAACTTCCGGACTATTCATATGGAAAGGAACATGCAATGTATGAGGAAATATACATTTCAAATAAGACAGTTAAACTAAATTCTAGTACTTACTATGTTGTTTTTGCTCCAATTATGGAAGATTATGAACTGAAAGGAATAATAGTACAATTGCATGATGCTGCTGATACCTTGAAATTAATGAACACAGTGGATGTCATGTTTATAATCCTTTTTGCACTTTTTACACTTGGTTTCTCAGTAGCAATTTTTTCCGTTGACCCAGTTACAACGTATGCAATATTAATTACCTTTGCAGTTGTATTCACTTTTATTGTATATCCATTATATGAAGCTGTGAAACTTACTTTCATGCGAACAGGCACGTTCACACTAAATGTGTGGAAAGTTATACTCACTGAGAAAAACTACATCAAAGCGCTATACAACAGTATAATACTTGGTGTGTTAACAGCTACGACTTCGACTATTATAGGTTTTTTGTTTGCCTTTATCGTTACGCGAACGACTATTCTTGGTAAGAGATTTATTTCTATTGTAGCTACTTTGCCAGTTATATCACCACCATTTTCACTTACATTATCCCTAATTTTGCTTTTCGGTTCAAACGGGCTAATAACAAAACAACTTCTGCGATTGAATTGGGATGTATACGGTCTTGACGGACTTGTCCTAGCTCAAACAATGGGAATGTTTCCAATAGCTTATTTGACACTCTTAGGTGTTCTTGACTCGATAGATAGCACCCTTGAAGAAGCTGCAATGAACATTGGAGCAAGTAGATGGAAAGTTTTTAGAACAATAACACTTCCTTTATCAACGCCAGGTATTTTTAGTTCCTGGTTGCTTGTGTTCACAAATTCAATAGCTGATTTTGCTAATCCTTTAATGCTTGGTGGAAAATTTAATGTACTCTCGGTTACAGCTTATCTTGAAGTTACAGGAATGAACAGGCTTGATAGAGGAGCAGCTCTCTCTTTACTCTTACTTTTACCTACCCTTACTGCTTTTTACCTTCAAAGATATATTGTAAATAGAAAATCTTACGTGACCATTACTGGAAAACCGAGCGGGAGAATTGTTGAAGTAGTGGAACCAAGAATTAAGAAAATACTAACAATATTGGTCTATTTTATAATAATTTATCTTATCGGATTGTATTCGACTATATTTATGGGATGTTTTGTAAAGAATTGGGGAATAGATTATACGTTTACATTGGATAATATAAAAGAAGCACTTCAAAGAGGAAAAGAAGCACTCGCTGATACAACTCTTTTAGCAAGTATTTCAATGCCAGTTGCAGGTGTATTCTCGATGGTGGTGGCTTTTTTGTTCGTAAGAAAAAAATTTCCCGGAAAAAAATTGCTTCAAGGATTAGTTCTTCTTCCATTTTCAATTCCAGGCACGCTTATAGGCATTAGTTATGTCATTGCGTTTAACAAACCACCTTTGTTACTCGTTGGTACTGCTATCATCATAGTCATAAATTATGTGATTCGTGAGTTGCCAGTTGGAGTAGAAGGAGGCATAGCAACTTTGAAGCAAATAGATCCATCTATTGAAGAAGCAGCGCAAAATCTGGGAGCGAACCCGCAAACAGTATTTACAACAATAGTACTTCCACTTATACGTCCAGCTTTTATATCAAGTTTATCGTATACTTTTGTCAGAGCAATGACTGCGGTCAGTGCTGTTGTATTTTTGGTATCAGCAAAATGGTATCATATAACTATGCAGATTTATAACTTTTCTGAGAATCTAAGATTCGGTTTGGCAAGCGTACTTTCGTCTGTGCTGATAATAATTGTGCTAACAGTGTTCGGTATTCTTAGACTACTTGTTAAAAAAAGTGAATACCTGGAAAAAACAATTGTTCAGTGAAAGAAGACATCAGCCCTATGTTTTAATTTGGAATTATGTTTACAAAAGGAGAGTGCATGTGCTGTGAAACAAGTCTCCCTCAAACTAGAAAACGTTTCAAAAATATTCAAAGATTTTAGAGGAACGGAAATTAAAGCTGTAAATGAAATAACCTTCACGGTAAAACCAGGTGAGTTTGTAACATTACTTGGACCGTCTGGATGTGGGAAAACGACAACGTTAAGAATGATTGCTGGCTTTGAAAAACCAACGAGTGGTAGAATACTCATAAACGATGTGAACGTAGTGGATATTCCGCCATGGAAAAGAGATACGGCTATGGTTTTTCAAAGTTATGGGCTATTTCCTCATATGAACGTAAAAGAAAACATAGCTTATGGTTTAAAAATGAGAAAACTACAGAAAGAGGAAATAGAAAGGAAAGTAGAAGCTATACTAAAAATAGTTGGATTAGAAGGTTTTGGTGAAAGGCCGCCATCGAGCCTTTCCGGTGGTCAGCAACAAAGAGTTGCTCTTGCGAGAGCACTTGTGGTTGAACCAAGCGTGCTTTTGTTTGATGAGCCACTTTCTAATCTCGATGTTTTGTTAAGGGAACAAATGCGTATTGAAATAAAGAGGATACAAAAAGAAGTCGGGATAACTGCAATATATGTTACTCATGACCGAACAGAAGCATTAACTTTATCAGACAAAATAGTTCTTATGAACACTGGCAAGATAGAGCAAACTGGCTCACCCGAAGATATTTATGAAAGACCTGTTAGTAAATTTGCTGCGGAATTTATGGGTAAGATTAATTTTTTTCCGATAGAAGTTGTTGAGAAATCATCTGAATGTACATATATAAATTTGAATGGCAAACGTTATAAAATACCTTCTCTACCTACAGCAAAAGGCGAGAGATTTGTTCTTGGATGCAGACCAGAAGGATTGAAAATTTCTGAAGATGGACCTATTTCGGGAAGAATAAGGACAATAGTTTATCTTGGCAACTTTTGTGAGTATTATGTTGATACTGATTTTGGAGAGGTAATGATTAAAATTCTCCCGCCATTTGACAAAAATCTCGTAGAAGGAATGGGTGTAAAAATTAACATTGTACCAGAGATAGCCAAAATAATCCCTTGGTAAAAATGTGCTTTTGTTGAAACACCTATCATTTATGGCTCGCTTTCTGAATTATTTAAAAATAATCTGTCAGTTCTGGATGTATTTGTATGTCGTAGTCGTCTTCTTTGAATTCTTCGCCAAAATAGATTTCAAATAGCTTTTTCAACGTGAGCTTAACAAGTTTTTCTATTGTGAGATCCTTTGAACTATCTTTGTTGATTATCGAATAAATTTTGTATTGTTCGACCACGATGGACTGAATGATATCTGTTTTGCTAATCTCTATGATTTCCGTGTCTACTACGTGAAATGTTTCGTTGAAAATGATTTCGGATTGGTTATCTTGTTCCATTAACCAGTCGATTGGATTTTCGTGTGTGAGAAATCCTGTGAGTTTTATTGTGGGTAATTTGTCGGATGGTTCGTAAAATTCTATCCTGTAGTGTCCATAGTATCTGCTATTAATAGGTTGGAACTCGATTTTTGTTCCAATTTTTGCAATTTCTTTACTTAGTTTTGATAAACTATTCTTCTCGCTTTTCAATACATACGTTACACTCACACCATCAAGAAATTTCATCAACAATCCTCCTTGTGAAATTAGTAGAATTTAAATATTTTTACTGGATTCTTCCAGTAATCTGCTATCATATGACTCATAACACCTGCAAAAGCACTTATTCCTAAGAATACAGGATCATTCGTGTTGGTTGAAAATAAATATATAATAAATCCATAAATTCCGGCGAATGTAATCGAGTGAGCAAAACCTCTGTGAGAAAATATTGGCATTGATAAAAACAAGTTTATTAACCCAGCACCTATCAACATAGATATTGAAAGTGCAATCGGTATTACAAGAACCTTAGGAATTGTTATTTGTTGGATAAGTTTGATTTTTTCTGCAAGGTAAGGTGTGAAAATGTAAATTGAAAAACCAAGAGAAAGTGCTTTTGTGAAAGTTCTTAGAGGTGCGTTAGTACTATCCAAATCTGGTAAATCACTTCCTATTATGTAAAAGAGATATGACATGGCTAGCTCGACAGTGCTAGGCGAGAAATTTCTCCTAAGGCTTGTACAAATGATTATATAAACAAGTAAATAAGCGGGATAAGAAATCATACCAAATTTTAGATGGCTCAATAAATTGGGCATTTATTTGTTCACCTCTTTTTTCATTGATTTTCTAGATTTTTTAAGAACTCTATCCTTTCATCAATCGAGGGGTACGTCTCTATTATTCTGTTTGGCCTTTTTGATACATCTTTACAGTTTGGGTGAGTAAAAAAAAGATGTTTCATAAAGTAATAATTAACTTCAAAGCTTTTGCAGTTGAGTTTGACTTTCTCAAAAAGTTTAATCATTTCATCTAAGCTTGTGTTTTTGCTTGCAAATACATCTGCATCAAATTCTTTTTTTACACTAACAAAAATATTGGTTAATAAGGAAAGCGGAAGGAGGATAAAAGATGCTATGCTTATAAACCACAAAATAAAGAAGTTTTTGTAAAACTCTGTATTTGAGAGTTTATTTTTGTTTTTCAACAGACGTTTCAGGTTGCGATTTGATATTGTAAAGAACAACATCGGACTTCCAAACGAACCACTTACTGTTGTTAAATAATCTGTGTCACCATTTATTATGTGAAATATTTCATGATAAAATAATGCTTTAAGTTCACCATATTCAAGCTTCTCCAAAGCACCTATCGTGATACATATTTTGTGATCATGCTTTAGCCTCCCGATAGATATTGCGTTTATTGTTTGCGAATCAACCAAGAAAAGTTCTATATCTTCTTTAAGGTCAATTTGTGAACTTGTGTTTTTAAAAAGCTCTTCGATTACTTTTAAATCAACCCTAAGATCACCTTTGTTAAATAGGTTAACTGGCTGGGCTTCGAGAAGGTTTATTATAACCCTTCCAACGATCGACATTCCAAATAGGGTTTGCAATAATGAAAATATTAAGAACAATATTGAAAATAATCCGTTGGTTTTAAACAGTAAGTCAAGCAAAAATCCGAATAGCAATGAAAAAGAGATAAAAATTCCCAGGACAACATACATAGAAATTTTATTCACGGTTTCCCTGCTCAATTTTATTATATTTTCATGAATTTTAATCTTCATTTGAAGCACCTCGGTTTTTTGAAAAAGAGGGTGGACTATTGTAAGCTTCTTTTGCTATTATGTCTACAAGTTCTTCGAAGTTAATCCCATAAGCTTTTGCTGACATTGGTAAATCGCTTAATTCAGTCATCCCTGGTAGTGTGTTTACCTCCAAAAAGTAGAACTTTTCGTCTTTTACAATCCCATCTACTCTTGCAAAATGTTTGCAGCCTATTGATTCGTAAATATTTAATGCTAAATTGCTAATTTTCATTGACAATTCATTATCTAACTCTGCAGGAAGAACAAATTCTGTCATCCCATCGGTATATTTGGCTTCGTAATCATAAAACAACTTTTTTGGTCTTAACTCAAGTATGGGTAAAACTGTAGATTTTCTATTGATGTCAATTATGGATATAGTTATCTCTTTTCCTTTGATGTACTCTTGAACTATGGCCTCACCGTAGTTTTCAAGTACTTGCTTTAACGCATTTTTGAGTTCATCGATACTAAAACAAATATGGGTCCCTATACTTGAACCTTCGTTTCTTGGTTTTACAACGCAGGGTAATCCAGGAAATTTTTCGATACGTGATAGTGTATTCTCAGTAAATTGCTCTTTTCGAATCAGTAAAAATCCTGGGACAGACAAAATATCTGAGTAAACGCTAGAAAGTTTTTCAACGTACAAATTACATAGATATTTGTCAAACGCAAGCACACTTGTTTCAACACCGGAACCAGTGTAAGGTATACCTATAATGTCCAAAATTGACTGCATTCTTCCATCTTCACCGAATGTTCCGTGGAGTATGTTGAAGGCAACATCGTATTTTTTTAATAAGGCAACCTTGTAAATGAAATCTTCTCTAACATCTATTTCATCAACTTCATGCCCTACCTTTCTAAGTGCTTGAACGATACGTTTCCCACTTCTAATTGATATCTCTCTTTCCTTAGAAATCCCACCGAGCAAAACTGCTATCTTCATCTATAAACCCCCTACGAAAGTTCTGTGATTGTGACTAAGTTGATCTTATCACAATCTCTGGTTTGAGTACGTATTTTTTTACCTTTTCTTTAAGCTTGCCGTTTATTCTTTTCATAAGTAGCTCAGCTGCAAGTTTTCCCATTTCAAATATTGGTTGTTTAATAGTTGTTATTTCAAGTATTTGTGCAATGGGCAAGTCGTCAAATCCACATACTCTAACATCTGTTCCCACCTTTAGCCCCATCGTTCTTGCAACTTCGATGATGGGAACGGCTAAATAATCAGTCGTTGTAAATATTGCGCATCTTTTGTATCTTGAAAAAATACGTCTTGCAACTTCAAACGTACTTTCCCAATCAAGTGGGACATAATAAATTTTGTCTATATTCCTTCCTTTTCTTTCAAGTGATTCTTGAAACCCTTCAAGTCTTTCGTCAAAAACAGTGCTCTCAAGTTCATGTGCCTTTCGATGTGTTACAACAAATATATCCATGTCAAAATTTGAGAAATAATCACCGGCAATTACCCCACCATAGTAATTGTCCACTATCACAGAATCATACTTTTCAGAGTCTTGCTCAATGCAAACAACGGGAGTTTGAGGGCTTACAAGATTTGACAGTAACTTATCGACGCTAACACCGTCCACTATTATTCCGTCAGTAGATAACAATATGTCTGAAGATTTTCTTAATGCCTCGAATTTCTTTTGATTGTATAGTGGATATAAAAAAGATGAATAACCATTTTTTATTAATACCTCATCGATAGCAGACATTAGTATTTGATAGAAATCACCTTTCATTTCTGGAGTAATCACTGTTACAAGGTTGCTTTCACCAGTAGAGAGCCGTCTTGCATGAGGATTTGGCGCATATCCAAGCTTTTTGATTGCGTCTAAAACCTTTTGTTTTGTCATAGCATCAACGTGTGGGTTATTATTCAGAACTCTCGACACAGTTCCGACTCCAACACCGGCGTATTCAGCTACGTCTTTTATGGTAACTCTTTGAAATTTTTTCTTTAGCCTTGGCATCTAAGAATCCCTCTCCTTAACATGTCTAAAGCTAACAAAGTTGTTCTTGCTCTAATCATTTGTCGATCGCCGCGTAGATTGTATGTTTCAGATGCTAAGTCATTTTCCGAAGCAAAGGCGATACAAACAGTTCCCACTGGCTTTTCCCTTGTTCCGCCACTTGGACCGGCAATACCCGAGACAGCTACTGCATAATCAACCTTGAATATATTTCTTGCATTCATTGCCATCTCTCTTACACATTCTTCACTAACAGCTCCATATTTATTAATTGTTTCTTCTTTCACGCCAAGAAGTTTTATTTTCGATTCGTTTGAATAAGCTACTATAGTACCTTTATAAACGGAAGATATGCCAGGAACATCGACAAGTGTTGAGGAGATCATTCCGCCTGTACATGACTCAGCAAAAGCTACCGTTTTTTGCTTTTCAAATAATAATTTGAAAATCACATCTTTCATTTCATCATCGTCAGTAGCGTACACATAATGTCCGAGTATTGATACAAGTTTTTGGATTAAACCATCAATTTCACTTTTTAATTCAACAGAACCAGTAAGACGTATTTCAACACCTCGTTCGTATGAAGCCATCGTAGCAACAGTAATATCTTTATTCGAATATATTATTTCTTTATAATCTTCCATTAGAACAGCTTCAGGGATACCTATGGTTTTTATCCTCCTTGTGTAAAGTGCCTCTTCTGTCTTGATACTTTCAACTATGTTCTCAAAGATTGGTATTAACTCAACCGGTGGACCTGGTAGAAGTATAATTTTCTTATCTTCATATTCAATATACTGACCAGGAGCAGTCCCGACAGGATTATCAATTACCAAAGCACCTTCTATTACCATGGCTTGTTTCAAAACACTTTGTGGGGTCCTCTTATAATATTTCAACGCTTTTTCCATAATCTTCTCTGCTAATTTTTCGTTTTTCAGAAGTTTTCTATTAGTACAATATGCAATAGCTTCACGTGTTAAATCGTCTTCTGTGGGTCCTAAACCACCAGTTGTAACAACTAAATCCGCTTCGTTTATCGCGCATGATATTCTATCGACTATTATATCCAACCGATCTGGAACAGTTTCTGTACGGATTACATAATAACCAATATTCTTCAACTTTGAACTCAAGTATTTAGAATTTGTATCAACTATTAGACCTTCAACCAATTCGTTTCCTATGGCAACAATAATAGCCCTTTTCAAGAAAATCCCCCCGCTATGACAGAAAAATACATCAATATTTAGATATGGTTTTTTATCAGACCAATCACCTTTTTTAGAAAGTTATACACTTTTTGTTCTCAATTCAATTTATCATTATACCACAACAAAAAACAAAAGCTACACGATAATGTGTAGCTTTTGTTTTATAAAAAGAAAAATTTAAACAACTTCTTGATGTATTCTGGCGTGCCCGGCGGGAATCGAACCCACAACCTCCAGATCCGCAGTCTGACGCTCTATCCAATTGAGCTACGGGCACATAATATTTGATATGTTATAGTACCAAAATATTAATCGGTGATCAGTAACCAGTGATCAGTGTCAAGGACAATTGTTATTTGTTTTCATGCACCGATCACCACTCACCAACCACCGATTACCAAAATTGGCGGAGAGAGAGGGATTCGAACCCTCGGTGGAGAAACCTCCACACTTGCTTAGCAGGCAAGCGCCTTCGACCACTCGGCCATCTCTCCGTATACATTCCGCTTAAAGATTGTACCATATACTTTTAAAATTTCAAGGGGTTATTGAACGTTTATTAACTTAACGAAAGATTCGATTTTGAAATCCTTTCCGTATTCATTTGTTATATGTTATAATACTATATGTAAATCTTAAAAAAGGAAGGTGAGTTCTGTGAAAAAACTGTATTTTTTAATTTTAACCGTTATTTTTGTGAGGTTGTTTGCCTATACAAATACTTACGCTGACTGGTACGGTGTATGTTTAACAGAACCAAGTCATGGTGCAAGGTATTTTGCTCAAATTTCAGAGAAGGAAATAGATTTATTTGATAAGTTGCTTGCATGTTATACATTTGAGTACAATGCAAATCCAAGACAACCGTCTGTTCTAACAAGTGGTTTTACTTACTACAGCACAATAAAAAGTATATTACCTTCCACGTTTAAATACCGCGTAAACGGGTTTGATTATAACCTTTCAGCAAAACTTTTTGGAATAAGGCTTGGAAACTCATCAGCGGAAACAATTATAGGTTTTGGTGGTGCTATTGGACTGAATTTGGAAACAATTGAACTTTTTTTAGGAAGTTCAAATTCTTCTACAGATTTTAAGAATGTTGATTTCAAACATTTCAACTCAGTCCATTTTTTGAATATAATCGGAACATTGAGAGCTTCCATTGAAGTTCCTTTGAATTTCCACAATTTTCCAGTACTTGCGTATATTTTTAACTATCATATAGGAATTACTGTATTTGGTCCGTTCCTCCCAAACTTTGAAAGTG
This region includes:
- a CDS encoding competence/damage-inducible protein A; this encodes MKRAIIVAIGNELVEGLIVDTNSKYLSSKLKNIGYYVIRTETVPDRLDIIVDRISCAINEADLVVTTGGLGPTEDDLTREAIAYCTNRKLLKNEKLAEKIMEKALKYYKRTPQSVLKQAMVIEGALVIDNPVGTAPGQYIEYEDKKIILLPGPPVELIPIFENIVESIKTEEALYTRRIKTIGIPEAVLMEDYKEIIYSNKDITVATMASYERGVEIRLTGSVELKSEIDGLIQKLVSILGHYVYATDDDEMKDVIFKLLFEKQKTVAFAESCTGGMISSTLVDVPGISSVYKGTIVAYSNESKIKLLGVKEETINKYGAVSEECVREMAMNARNIFKVDYAVAVSGIAGPSGGTREKPVGTVCIAFASENDLASETYNLRGDRQMIRARTTLLALDMLRRGILRCQG
- a CDS encoding LacI family transcriptional regulator encodes the protein MPRLKKKFQRVTIKDVAEYAGVGVGTVSRVLNNNPHVDAMTKQKVLDAIKKLGYAPNPHARRLSTGESNLVTVITPEMKGDFYQILMSAIDEVLIKNGYSSFLYPLYNQKKFEALRKSSDILLSTDGIIVDGVSVDKLLSNLVSPQTPVVCIEQDSEKYDSVIVDNYYGGVIAGDYFSNFDMDIFVVTHRKAHELESTVFDERLEGFQESLERKGRNIDKIYYVPLDWESTFEVARRIFSRYKRCAIFTTTDYLAVPIIEVARTMGLKVGTDVRVCGFDDLPIAQILEITTIKQPIFEMGKLAAELLMKRINGKLKEKVKKYVLKPEIVIRST